From the Papilio machaon chromosome 13, ilPapMach1.1, whole genome shotgun sequence genome, the window AACAAACCACAACGGTATTACTGCGCGTGCACGATAACATGTCACTTTCACCGCACGCCAAGTGAAGAGCACGcgggtatttttttattcttatctatatatataaaagaaagtcgtgttagttacactatttataactcaagaacggaagaatcgatttgactgaaaattggtgggcaggtagcttagaaccaggaaacggacataggataatttttaccccgttttctattttttattccgcgcggacggagtcgcgggtaaaagctagtttataatattaaaatcacgAAGAATGTCGCCTTCAATTTATTTGGTTACAGTTGGAACTGCACAGTACTCTTCAATCGTCTCGGAAATCGTGCAGATTTCCTGCACGATTTCCTCTAATGCGTTCAAAAACTTCACAACATAGAGAAGCCAAACTCAGATCTTCTACGTTTAtaggattttatttattaaatatcgcTTAGCTATAACGgactagatttttaaattttttttgtaagtgtTAAGAAAATACGACACCTTTCGAAGCAAAGCACGATAGCGCACATAAGAGATTGTATCAAACCCATCACTTATTATTGTCGAATCTAGAAACATAAGAAATTTTTAcgaatgttataatattattagcaCAATTTGTTGATGATGTAATCCCGGTCGATATTGGCTGTCTTCAACTCCTTTTGCCGTTGATGTGCTCGCATGTGGCTAATGTAgccaattttgtttgtaaaaatccTCGCACAGTGCGGACATGAGAGCACACCGTTCACGTAATTATGATAGCCGCAGGTGGTCGGGCTTTCAGCTCGTCTGGCATCCAGCTCAAGGAGCCGCCAGTTTTCAAAGGCTTTGCCGCtatatttaacaaacttaagtgacataataacaaaaataagatcttatgttattttgaattacaatGTTACAAGCTACTAGTTACCTAGTTTAGGaatttgtttagtttaattctaGCGGCCTTAGTAATTCGTAAACAAAAATTCTTTACTTTTAGAGCACTTAACCTCACAACACTTTTATAGTTGattcatatattttcatatgtgttaataacaaataatttctcTCTTTTAATTACAGTTTAGCCAACtgataaaaatgttgaatcatttagtaaaatttctCCTCAATAAAGGTATGGCTTGAATTACTAATAACCTgcaaaagttatttaactgaaaaatacatacaatgtCAAAAATGTCATCTCCCTTTAAGccgtaacttttttatatctttctaATGAAGAGTCAATAACGAAGTAGTGATTTGACCCAGATTTAGAAAATTGGAATATTGTGCCAATTAGTTTactgtgaaattaaaaatattttgctggATACttcgaattatttataattaatgattCGCGTTTGGCATTTTAGCGCCCCTTTGTTACGAAATAAGGGGCCATTCGGTCAACCTTAGGGCTGTCGACGCCATTAGCTTTAGTATTAATGAGGTTCttagttttatattcataattgAAGTTTGTACAACCATCGGTCCACTAGTTTTAGTACTTTTTGAGTTAAACCTTAACAatgaaacaaagatttttttctttacttattatattaatatatagataaataagtcaaaaagtgtaaaataaaatgatttgatCAGTGTATTTCCAATCTGGCGGTAAATGTCTATGCGGAGTTATGTAGGCGATATTGGTTTTacatctgtttttttaaaaggtcTCCAAAACATTTTGCTCAACATATCATTCTTCGCTCTCCGGACACGACCGTTGAATTTCCTGGGGAAATCCTCGAGATCCGGCAAAGACCCCAAGGTAGTCctgagaaaataataattgtagaattaaaatattagaaattcaaatacaaGTGCAATACAATGAAATGTAACAGACATGTCCacgtattgtataaatataggCGTGCCATTTTCATCGCGACTACCAGTTCTGGCTCTAGGTCGTGTTTCATACATCTCCAAACCTGAAATCGGgtaaaagaaattgtttaaCTAACATTTTAGCGAACAATCTAGTCTAGaatatttgtcaaatattcaaattgcTATGGTTAATTATAGGAACATATTCTTCTGATTTGATTTTATCTCAGAAGAATCCTGACGCCAGTCGTTATGAGACTTTTACtgtattagaaaataataaggaAAATGATAGAAACCGAGTACAGATTCAGTGGTCTCTGGTGGGGTTGTGGTGGTGGTAGTTGTAGTAGTGTCGGGGCTGAAGGGCTCCGTGCGCCGCTCCACTTCGGTTCCCGCTCGCAGCAGCGGCCCACTAAACCTTGTGGTGCTCTGTACATTTCTTGCTCTGGCTAAAAAGATAACATGTAATTGACTATTTCGAAAGAGAATAAATTACTTgtttatcttaaattatagGGAATCTTACCGGCAAAATAAGCCAATTGTTCTTGCCCCGTGTGGTAGCCAATAGTCATACCGTAAATGACAGATATTTGCATAAAGGACATAATTCCCCCCAACACGACACAGCACAGAAACCAGTTTGCAAGTctatatcaaaataacaatcagaaaaatttatgatttaaaacatataagatGTAATGAGATAGCCttctattttgttaattttcacaCAGTAGTCTAACAAAGGCACAACAGGTAACCGGCCTCAACACATTCCatgctataattttttgtgtgAACTGAACGTGTTAAGAAACGAAGACAGTCTATTCTTAAAGGATATATGAGAAtcactattttgttttttatacaattataaatataccacTGTGataattagtaatattataaatgcgaatgtttagatggatgtttgtttgaaggtatctccggaacggttcaacggatcttgatgaaatttggcacagctgtagaacatagtctggaagaacacataggtgacttattaagttttttttaattgcgcgcagacggagtcgcgggcgacagctagtataacaataaaattgaaatttgttaaatgttatttaccgACTCGTGCA encodes:
- the LOC106717889 gene encoding uncharacterized protein LOC106717889 translates to MSFMQISVIYGMTIGYHTGQEQLAYFAARARNVQSTTRFSGPLLRAGTEVERRTEPFSPDTTTTTTTTTPPETTESVLGLEMYETRPRARTGSRDENGTPIFIQYVDMTTLGSLPDLEDFPRKFNGRVRRAKNDMLSKMFWRPFKKTDVKPISPT